One window of Myxocyprinus asiaticus isolate MX2 ecotype Aquarium Trade chromosome 4, UBuf_Myxa_2, whole genome shotgun sequence genomic DNA carries:
- the LOC127439890 gene encoding guanine nucleotide-binding protein subunit alpha-14-like isoform X1: MRDCCMSGGDRESFRIHQEIERQLRMDKRDASRQLKLLLLGTGESGKSTFIKQMRIIHGQGYTEEDRRAYAKLVFQNIFVAIQAILQAMENFSIHFADLQNATYAAKLIKVKPDTVQSLDSEHAEAIKTVWKDRGLQTCYDRRREFQISDSAKYYFDDIDRISAAFYLPSLQDILRVRIPTTGITEYIFDLQTVIFRMVDVGGQKSERRKWIHCFENVTSIIYLVALSEYDQVLYECENENRMEESKALFRTIISYPWFQESSIILFLNKTDLLEEKISTSHLADYFPEYRGPKNDADAAMKFILSMYEQQNSDTQKQIYAHFTCATDTENIRFVFEAVKHTILRNNLSMFNLG, translated from the exons ATGAGGGATTGTTGCATGTCAGGTGGTGACCGAGAAAGCTTCAGGATTCACCAAGAAATTGAGAGACAGCTGAGGATGGATAAGCGGGATGCATCCAGGCAGCTGAAACTATTACTTTTAG GCACAGGAGAGAGTGGGAAGAGCACCTTTATCAAGCAAATGAGAATCATACATGGCCAAGGCTACACAGAGGAGGACAGGAGAGCTTATGCCAAGCTGGTATTCCAGAACATCTTTGTTGCCATTCAAGCCATACTCCAAGCCATGGAAAACTTCAGCATCCACTTTGCTGATCTCCAAAATGCG ACCTATGCTGCGAAACTTATAAAAGTGAAACCAGACACAGTACAGTCACTGGACTCTGAACATGCTGAAGCCATTAAGACTGTTTGGAAAGATCGGGGACTGCAGACATGCTATGACCGCAGGAGAGAGTTCCAGATATCAGATTCTGCAAAATA ttaCTTTGACGACATTGACAGAATCTCTGCAGCATTTTACTTGCCAAGTCTGCAGGATATTCTACGAGTCAGAATCCCAACCACAGGCATCACTGAGTATATCTTTGACCTTCAGACAGTCATATTCAG AATGGTTGATGTCGGAGGCCAAAAGTCAGAGAGACGAAAGTGGAttcattgttttgaaaatgtcactTCCATCATCTACCTGGTGGCTCTGAGCGAGTATGATCAGGTCTTATATGAGTGTGAGAATGAG AACCGCATGGAAGAGAGTAAAGCTCTATTTAGAACTATCATCTCATACCCCTGGTTTCAGGAGTCCTCTATCATCCTCTTCCTCAATAAGACAGATCTCCTGGAGGAGAAGATCTCAACGTCACACCTTGCAGACTATTTTCCAGAATATAGAG GCCCTAAAAATGATGCAGATGCTGCAATGAAGTTTATCCTGAGTATGTACGAGCAACAGAActcagacacacagaaacaaatcTACGCACATTTCACCTGTGCCACCGACACAGAGAATATCCGCTTTGTTTTTGAAGCAGTGAAGCACACCATTCTGCGGAACAACCTTTCGATGTTTAATTTGGGCTAG
- the LOC127439890 gene encoding guanine nucleotide-binding protein subunit alpha-14-like isoform X2, translated as MRDCCMSGGDRESFRIHQEIERQLRMDKRDASRQLKLLLLGTGESGKSTFIKQMRIIHGQGYTEEDRRAYAKLVFQNIFVAIQAILQAMENFSIHFADLQNATYAAKLIKVKPDTVQSLDSEHAEAIKTVWKDRGLQTCYDRRREFQISDSAKYYFDDIDRISAAFYLPSLQDILRVRIPTTGITEYIFDLQTVIFRMVDVGGQKSERRKWIHCFENVTSIIYLVALSEYDQVLYECENENRMEESKALFRTIISYPWFQESSIILFLNKTDLLEEKISTSHLADYFPEYRGPKNDADAAMKFILSYQSI; from the exons ATGAGGGATTGTTGCATGTCAGGTGGTGACCGAGAAAGCTTCAGGATTCACCAAGAAATTGAGAGACAGCTGAGGATGGATAAGCGGGATGCATCCAGGCAGCTGAAACTATTACTTTTAG GCACAGGAGAGAGTGGGAAGAGCACCTTTATCAAGCAAATGAGAATCATACATGGCCAAGGCTACACAGAGGAGGACAGGAGAGCTTATGCCAAGCTGGTATTCCAGAACATCTTTGTTGCCATTCAAGCCATACTCCAAGCCATGGAAAACTTCAGCATCCACTTTGCTGATCTCCAAAATGCG ACCTATGCTGCGAAACTTATAAAAGTGAAACCAGACACAGTACAGTCACTGGACTCTGAACATGCTGAAGCCATTAAGACTGTTTGGAAAGATCGGGGACTGCAGACATGCTATGACCGCAGGAGAGAGTTCCAGATATCAGATTCTGCAAAATA ttaCTTTGACGACATTGACAGAATCTCTGCAGCATTTTACTTGCCAAGTCTGCAGGATATTCTACGAGTCAGAATCCCAACCACAGGCATCACTGAGTATATCTTTGACCTTCAGACAGTCATATTCAG AATGGTTGATGTCGGAGGCCAAAAGTCAGAGAGACGAAAGTGGAttcattgttttgaaaatgtcactTCCATCATCTACCTGGTGGCTCTGAGCGAGTATGATCAGGTCTTATATGAGTGTGAGAATGAG AACCGCATGGAAGAGAGTAAAGCTCTATTTAGAACTATCATCTCATACCCCTGGTTTCAGGAGTCCTCTATCATCCTCTTCCTCAATAAGACAGATCTCCTGGAGGAGAAGATCTCAACGTCACACCTTGCAGACTATTTTCCAGAATATAGAG GCCCTAAAAATGATGCAGATGCTGCAATGAAGTTTATCCTGA
- the gnaq gene encoding guanine nucleotide-binding protein G(q) subunit alpha: protein MTLDSVMACCLSEEAKDARRINDEIERQLRRDKKDARRELKLLLLGTGESGKSTFIKQMRIINGSGYSEEDRRGFTKLVFQNIFTSMQAMIRAMDTLQIPYKYEHNKANANIVCEMDVEKVFTFISPYVDAIRSLWYDPGIQECYDRRREYQLSDSTKYYLNSLDRISDPSYVPTQQDVLRVRVPTTGIIEYPFDLHSVIFRMVDVGGQRSERRKWIHCFENVTSIMFLVALSEYDQVLVESDNENRMEESKALFRTIVTYPWFQNSSVILFLNKKDLLEEKIMFSHLVDYFPEYDGVQRDSHAAREFILKMFVDLNPDSRIQKIIYSHFTCATDTENIRFVFAAVKDSILQLTLKEYNLV from the exons ATGACACTGGACTCCGTCATGGCGTGCTGCCTCAGCGAGGAGGCGAAAGACGCGCGGCGGATCAACGATGAGATCGAGCGGCAGCTCCGCCGCGACAAGAAAGACGCGAGGCGTGAACTCAAGCTGCTGCTGCTGG GGACTGGAGAGAGTGGGAAAAGCACCTTTATTAAACAGATGAGAATCATCAACGGATCGGGGTATTCAGAGGAGGACAGGAGAGGCTTTACCAAGCTGGTCTTCCAAAACATCTTCACATCAATGCAGGCCATGATACGAGCAATGGATACTCTCCAGATCCCCTACAAATACGAACATAATAAG GCTAATGCAAACATAGTCTGTGAAATGGATGTAGAGAAGGTCTTCACTTTCATCAGCCCCTATGTAGATGCCATCAGGAGTTTATGGTATGACCCAGGAATTCAGGAGTGCTATGACCGGAGGAGAGAGTACCAGCTCTCAGATTCTACAAAATA CTATCTAAATTCACTGGATCGCATTTCTGATCCTTCTTACGTTCCCACTCAGCAAGATGTGCTCAGGGTCCGAGTGCCCACAACAGGCATCATTGAATACCCCTTTGACCTACACAGTGTCATATTCAG GATGGTAGACGTAGGTGGCCAGCGGTCAGAGAGGCGGAAGTGGATCCACTGCTTTGAAAACGTCACCTCCATCATGTTCCTGGTAGCACTCAGTGAATATGACCAAGTCTTGGTTGAGTCTGACAATGAG aatcGAATGGAGGAAAGTAAAGCATTGTTTAGGACGATAGTAACATATCCCTGGTTCCAGAATTCATCAGTTATTCTTTTTCTGAACAAGAAAGACCTTCTGGAGGAGAAAATTATGTTTTCACATCTTGTAGATTACTTTCCTGAATATGATG GAGTCCAGAGAGATTCTCATGCCGCACGGGAATTCATCCTAAAGATGTTTGTCGACCTCAATCCAGACTCCAGAATCCAGAAAATAATTTATTCTCACTTCACCTGCGCGACTGACACAGAAAACATTAGATTCGTGTTTGCTGCTGTAAAGGACTCCATCTTGCAGCTCACGTTGAAGGAATACAATCTAGTCTGA